CTTTTGCTGGGTTTGGATAAATTTCTGCAGATAAAAGAGAAATTTCCATTTCTTCAATTCCCACAGTAGAGGTTAGTGTAACTTGTATATTCCAGTTGTATTTATTACCATTAGAAAGAATATCTTTTAGTTCCACCCATTTACCTTCTGTTAGCTTTTTGCTATAATACCAATCGCCTTTTCCTGCCACAACGGAATTTTCAGATGCTCCTGCAGGACAGCCAGCTACTTGTGGTATAACTTCGTAGCCTACCCAGTAGTCGCCAGATGTTATTTGCAACGGGTTGTTAAGTGTATAAGTGTTCCAGCCATGTGCTGCCCATCCAGCGGGTACACTTATTAGTAATTGTCCTGGCGTAGTATCTGTGCCATGTGCAAAAATTTTTATAACAATGTCCGGAACTAAATAAGCTTCAACAGTATCAATAAAATATCTAATACTTGTAATTTTGTAGTCATTGTAATAATCAGCTAATTCATCGTTGGTTAGTCTTATTGCTGCAATAATTGTGTGTGGCTTACCCATCATTCCTATAGCTAGGTCGTTGTAGCCATCATCATATTGCACAACAACTTCAGGGTTTAT
This DNA window, taken from Bacteroidales bacterium, encodes the following:
- a CDS encoding T9SS type A sorting domain-containing protein; the encoded protein is GVACQPVFFTTTVNEDNTVKLSWDKPYQGDLPEGCTSYEFEFFDENIRIGYSYDSNLTSFTTPVLSIGTHNLSVVIHYFNSENAEICFGQDFKTVTIEPINPEVVVQYDDGYNDLAIGMMGKPHTIIAAIRLTNDELADYYNDYKITSIRYFIDTVEAYLVPDIVIKIFAHGTDTTPGQLLISVPAGWAAHGWNTYTLNNPLQITSGDYWVGYEVIPQVAGCPAGASENSVVAGKGDWYYSKKLTEGKWVELKDILSNGNKYNWNIQVTLTSTVGIEEMEISLLSAEIYPNPAKDLLNIECDSEIKSIELYDALGRMLINKINVADTKDVINVSSLNHGMYMLRLNTAKGSGTFKVIIE